The Euphorbia lathyris chromosome 2, ddEupLath1.1, whole genome shotgun sequence genome includes a window with the following:
- the LOC136220009 gene encoding uncharacterized protein isoform X2 — protein MVSSDIRDLLTAFSPSLDYFAISSGDGRIKIWDALKGQLQTEFADITSSDAGIYSKPERGHLSVDYTCMKWLSLDRKKKRKLGTSLLVLGTGSGDVMSLDIYAGQLKWTVSDCHPGGVSAIAFSMRDSCIYTAGADGMVCKIDPQTGNILEKFRVSTKGISSLSVSPDGKILATAAAQLKTFSCTDHKKLQKFSGHPEAVRAMIFTEDGKYILSSAVGERYIALWRNDGGKKKSASCVLTMEHPAVFLDSRCLQNQGNDNAGLCVLAISEVGVCYTWYGQNIEELRTSKPTKVALSCEDSFSKNQKVGLPTIFGAKLQGITKHMAADMFIAYGLLVKPLFQKIVVQFGTDMKLNISLDGVLLPMSHSLIKSKKGAGVHGGVTALDRANVEDALLPIAKISDLHEKRLRDKTLSFDSDEVMLDLVDARSQLECVENKVGMVEAERLTTSMEKKLRALDILGNKGDSMFSSMLDLEANISQKKMRAAVMSMETDDASKLLESLVAKWQSRSCNRNILPWIYCILVYRGRHIMAEEKLETQMLDALLKMTRSRTTAFQPLLQLSGRLQLVTAQIDKATLNKTNVALHNDQTDDNEDDDEDIDDHFYGEDDDESQLSSDDDN, from the exons ATGGTCTCATCAGATATCAGGGACCTCTTAACAGCGTTTAGTCCTTCATTGGACTATTTTGCAATCAGTTCAGGAGATGGTCGAATAAAG ATATGGGACGCTTTGAAGGGCCAGTTGCAAACAGAGTTTGCAGACATAACATCAAGTGATGCAGGTATTTACAGTAAACCTGAAAGGGGTCACCTTTCTGTTGATTATACATGCATGAAGTGGTTGTCCCTGGATAGAAAg AAAAAAAGGAAGCTAGGAACTTCATTGTTGGTATTAGGAACAGGAAGTGGTGATGTTATGTCACTTGATATCTATGCTGGTCAATTGAAGTGGACAGTCAGTGATTGCCATCCTGG GGGTGTTAGTGCTATTGCATTTTCTATGCGGGATTCATGCATTTACACAGCCGGTGCTGATGGAATGGTTTGCAAAATTGATCCACAAACAGGAAATATATTGGAGAAGTTCAGAGTTTCTACGAAGGGGATATCCTCTCTATCTGTTTCACCAG ATGGGAAGATATTAGCAACTGCAGCTGCACAGTTGAAGACCTTCAGTTGTACTGATCACAAAAAGCTGCAGAAATTTTCTGGTCATCCT GAAGCTGTACGTGCTATGATCTTTACAGAGGATGGAAAATACATTCTATCTTCTGCTGTTGGTGAAAGGTACATTGCCTTGTGGAGAAATGATGGTGGAAAAAAGAAGTCAGCGAGCTGTGTACTCACAATGGAGCACCCTGCTGTATTCCTTGATAGCAGGTGCCTCCAAAATCAGGGAAATGATAATGCAGGGCTATGTGTTTTAGCGATCTCAGAAGTTGGTGTTTGTTATACATGGTATGGGCAAAATATTGAGGAGTTACGTACTTCAAAGCCCACAAAAGTTGCATTGTCTTGTGAAGATTCTTTTTCCAAAAACCAGAAAGTCGGCTTACCTACAATATTTGGTGCAAAATTACAAGGCATTACTAAGCATATGGCTGCAGATATGTTTATTGCCTATGGTTTGCTTGTTAAACCTTTGTTTCAGAAAATAGTGGTGCAATTTGGTACGGACATGAAGTTGAATATTTCTCTGGATGGCGTTCTCTTACCAATGAGTCATTCTCTCATCAAATCTAAGAAAGGGGCAGGTGTACATGGTGGAG TTACTGCACTAGACCGTGCCAATGTAGAGGATGCATTACTTCCTATTGCAAAAATTTCTGATCTCCATGAAAAAAGGCTGAGAGATAAGACCTTAAGTTTTGACTCTGATGAGGTCATGTTGGATTTGGTTGATGCCAGGAGTCAACTTGAGTGTGTGGAGAACAAAG TTGGCATGGTGGAAGCTGAACGCTTGACTACTTCCATGGAGAAGAAGTTGAGAGCATTAGATATACTTGGTAATAAAGGCGATAGTATGTTCAGCTCTATGCTTGATCTTGAAGCAAATATTTCACAGAAGAAG ATGAGGGCAGCTGTTATGTCTATGGAAACTGACGATGCGTCTAAGTTACTGGAAAGCTTGGTTGCGAAATGGCAATCCAG GTCATGTAATAGAAATATTCTTCCCTGGATATATTGCATTTTGGTTTATCGTGGCCGTCATATTATGGCTGAAGAAAAATTAGAAACCCAGATGCTTGATGCTTTATTGAAG ATGACAAGATCTAGAACAACAGCTTTTCAACCGTTGTTACAATTATCAGGCCGTTTGCAGCTAGTTACTGCACAG ATTGATAAGGCTACCCTAAACAAGACTAATGTTGCATTGCATAATGACCAAACGGATGATAATGAAGATGATGACGAAGATATTGATGACCATTTTTATGGGGAAGACGATGATGAATCCCAATTGAGTAGTGATGATGATAACTAG
- the LOC136220009 gene encoding uncharacterized protein isoform X1 codes for MVSSDIRDLLTAFSPSLDYFAISSGDGRIKIWDALKGQLQTEFADITSSDAGIYSKPERGHLSVDYTCMKWLSLDRKKKRKLGTSLLVLGTGSGDVMSLDIYAGQLKWTVSDCHPGGVSAIAFSMRDSCIYTAGADGMVCKIDPQTGNILEKFRVSTKGISSLSVSPDGKILATAAAQLKTFSCTDHKKLQKFSGHPEAVRAMIFTEDGKYILSSAVGERYIALWRNDGGKKKSASCVLTMEHPAVFLDSRCLQNQGNDNAGLCVLAISEVGVCYTWYGQNIEELRTSKPTKVALSCEDSFSKNQKVGLPTIFGAKLQGITKHMAADMFIAYGLLVKPLFQKIVVQFGTDMKLNISLDGVLLPMSHSLIKSKKGAGVHGGAVTALDRANVEDALLPIAKISDLHEKRLRDKTLSFDSDEVMLDLVDARSQLECVENKVGMVEAERLTTSMEKKLRALDILGNKGDSMFSSMLDLEANISQKKMRAAVMSMETDDASKLLESLVAKWQSRSCNRNILPWIYCILVYRGRHIMAEEKLETQMLDALLKMTRSRTTAFQPLLQLSGRLQLVTAQIDKATLNKTNVALHNDQTDDNEDDDEDIDDHFYGEDDDESQLSSDDDN; via the exons ATGGTCTCATCAGATATCAGGGACCTCTTAACAGCGTTTAGTCCTTCATTGGACTATTTTGCAATCAGTTCAGGAGATGGTCGAATAAAG ATATGGGACGCTTTGAAGGGCCAGTTGCAAACAGAGTTTGCAGACATAACATCAAGTGATGCAGGTATTTACAGTAAACCTGAAAGGGGTCACCTTTCTGTTGATTATACATGCATGAAGTGGTTGTCCCTGGATAGAAAg AAAAAAAGGAAGCTAGGAACTTCATTGTTGGTATTAGGAACAGGAAGTGGTGATGTTATGTCACTTGATATCTATGCTGGTCAATTGAAGTGGACAGTCAGTGATTGCCATCCTGG GGGTGTTAGTGCTATTGCATTTTCTATGCGGGATTCATGCATTTACACAGCCGGTGCTGATGGAATGGTTTGCAAAATTGATCCACAAACAGGAAATATATTGGAGAAGTTCAGAGTTTCTACGAAGGGGATATCCTCTCTATCTGTTTCACCAG ATGGGAAGATATTAGCAACTGCAGCTGCACAGTTGAAGACCTTCAGTTGTACTGATCACAAAAAGCTGCAGAAATTTTCTGGTCATCCT GAAGCTGTACGTGCTATGATCTTTACAGAGGATGGAAAATACATTCTATCTTCTGCTGTTGGTGAAAGGTACATTGCCTTGTGGAGAAATGATGGTGGAAAAAAGAAGTCAGCGAGCTGTGTACTCACAATGGAGCACCCTGCTGTATTCCTTGATAGCAGGTGCCTCCAAAATCAGGGAAATGATAATGCAGGGCTATGTGTTTTAGCGATCTCAGAAGTTGGTGTTTGTTATACATGGTATGGGCAAAATATTGAGGAGTTACGTACTTCAAAGCCCACAAAAGTTGCATTGTCTTGTGAAGATTCTTTTTCCAAAAACCAGAAAGTCGGCTTACCTACAATATTTGGTGCAAAATTACAAGGCATTACTAAGCATATGGCTGCAGATATGTTTATTGCCTATGGTTTGCTTGTTAAACCTTTGTTTCAGAAAATAGTGGTGCAATTTGGTACGGACATGAAGTTGAATATTTCTCTGGATGGCGTTCTCTTACCAATGAGTCATTCTCTCATCAAATCTAAGAAAGGGGCAGGTGTACATGGTGGAG CAGTTACTGCACTAGACCGTGCCAATGTAGAGGATGCATTACTTCCTATTGCAAAAATTTCTGATCTCCATGAAAAAAGGCTGAGAGATAAGACCTTAAGTTTTGACTCTGATGAGGTCATGTTGGATTTGGTTGATGCCAGGAGTCAACTTGAGTGTGTGGAGAACAAAG TTGGCATGGTGGAAGCTGAACGCTTGACTACTTCCATGGAGAAGAAGTTGAGAGCATTAGATATACTTGGTAATAAAGGCGATAGTATGTTCAGCTCTATGCTTGATCTTGAAGCAAATATTTCACAGAAGAAG ATGAGGGCAGCTGTTATGTCTATGGAAACTGACGATGCGTCTAAGTTACTGGAAAGCTTGGTTGCGAAATGGCAATCCAG GTCATGTAATAGAAATATTCTTCCCTGGATATATTGCATTTTGGTTTATCGTGGCCGTCATATTATGGCTGAAGAAAAATTAGAAACCCAGATGCTTGATGCTTTATTGAAG ATGACAAGATCTAGAACAACAGCTTTTCAACCGTTGTTACAATTATCAGGCCGTTTGCAGCTAGTTACTGCACAG ATTGATAAGGCTACCCTAAACAAGACTAATGTTGCATTGCATAATGACCAAACGGATGATAATGAAGATGATGACGAAGATATTGATGACCATTTTTATGGGGAAGACGATGATGAATCCCAATTGAGTAGTGATGATGATAACTAG
- the LOC136220010 gene encoding pollen-specific leucine-rich repeat extensin-like protein 1, whose product MVPELEKPRVTEIQVRMDCNGCVHKIKKALHGINGIYDTYIDFPQQKLTVIGWADPEKIVKAIRKTRKIATICSHTEPTDQPGNTQSGEPPQEGAAAAPPPAGETANPPPAEAPPAETAAAPAEPPKDPPPPEEKPAPSPVAAETNANQSQQPSGPKDVGEVHVIYHHQPPDYGYRYGYGYTQNYSGGQWNRFPNGHGPPPEPQQPVYVTHSYNTHRPSPYVTEYEYIHSPPPRTVHSRTDQYSGDYHENTRNGNITSIFSDENPNACRII is encoded by the exons atgGTTCCTGAGTTGGAG AAACCTAGAGTTACGGAGATACAAGTCCGAATGGACTGTAACGGCTGCGTGCACAAGATCAAGAAAGCACTACACGGCATCAATG GTATATACGATACCTATATCGATTTCCCTCAACAGAAGTTGACAGTAATCGGATGGGCAGATCCGGAAAAGATAGTAAAAGCGATAAGGAAAACTAGAAAGATAGCTACGATATGTTCTCATACCGAGCCAACAGACCAACCTGGTAATACTCAGTCAGGAGAGCCACCGCAAGAAGGTGCTGCTGCTGCACCACCGCCAGCAGGTGAAACAGCAAACCCTCCTCCAGCAGAAGCTCCACCAGCCGAAACAGCTGCAGCGCCAGCGGAGCCACCGAAAGACCCTCCACCGCCGGAGGAGAAACCGGCGCCATCACCTGTTGCTGCAGAGACAAATGCAAATCAGTCTCAACAACCATCAGGACCAAAAGATGTTGGGGAGGTTCATGTTATCTACCATCACCAGCCACCTGACTATGGTTACAGGTATGGCTATGGTTATACCCAAAACTACAGCGGAGGTCAATGGAACAGGTTCCCTAACGGCCATGGACCTCCGCCGGAACCACAACAGCCTGTCTATGTGACTCATAGCTACAACACACACAGGCCATCACCGTATGTTACAGAATATGAGTATATTCATTCTCCTCCACCCCGCACAGTACACAGTAGAACAGATCAATACAGCGGAGATTACCATGAAAATACTCGCAATGGAAACATTACCTCTATCTTCAGCGATGAAAATCCAAATGCATGTAGGATCATATGA